The following proteins come from a genomic window of Synechococcus sp. BIOS-E4-1:
- a CDS encoding TRAP transporter large permease subunit, with amino-acid sequence MIEIEALGWVISFDPSTVLAPGMFLALIVALLSGFPVAFCLGGIGVIFALLGMLSGEIEPQFVTALPQRILGIMANFTLLAIPAFVFMGSMLESSGIAERLLETMGRLLGRLRGGLALAVVLVGSLLAATTGVVAATVTTMGLISLPAMLRAGYDKSLATGVIVASGTLGQIIPPSIVLVVLGDQLGISVGDLFIGALVPGLLMSTVFAIYVLVISSLKPELAPELKPELTGSGHPLQLVQSVLPPIALIVAVLGSIFFGIATPTEAGVIGAVGAMVLAGLNGGFSRQQLSNVCESTMRTTAMVMAILMGSTAFSLVFRGVGGDQLISDLLLNLPGGRVGFLVFSMLIIFLLGFFIDFFEIAFIAVPLLLPAARQLLGPEALVWFGVMIGANLQTSFLTPPFGFALFYLRGVAPDEVSTRDIYRGALPFVGLQVAVLALIIAVPGLVDWLPRVAGALSPGPMT; translated from the coding sequence GTGATCGAAATCGAAGCCCTCGGCTGGGTGATCAGCTTCGACCCCTCCACGGTGCTGGCTCCAGGGATGTTTCTGGCGCTGATCGTGGCGTTACTGAGCGGGTTTCCCGTCGCGTTCTGTCTTGGTGGTATCGGGGTGATCTTCGCCCTGCTGGGCATGCTCAGCGGTGAGATCGAACCACAGTTCGTCACCGCTCTCCCCCAGCGAATCCTGGGGATCATGGCCAACTTCACCCTGCTGGCCATCCCCGCTTTTGTGTTCATGGGTTCGATGCTGGAGAGTTCCGGCATCGCTGAACGCCTGCTGGAAACCATGGGCAGGCTGCTGGGGCGTCTGCGTGGCGGCCTGGCGCTGGCCGTTGTCCTGGTGGGTTCGCTTCTGGCAGCAACAACCGGTGTGGTGGCAGCGACCGTTACCACCATGGGGTTGATCTCCCTGCCCGCCATGCTGCGGGCGGGATACGACAAGAGCCTGGCCACAGGGGTGATTGTGGCTTCTGGCACCCTCGGTCAGATCATCCCCCCCAGCATTGTTCTGGTGGTGCTGGGCGATCAGCTCGGCATTTCAGTCGGCGATCTCTTTATCGGGGCGCTGGTTCCAGGCCTGCTGATGTCGACGGTGTTCGCCATCTACGTGCTGGTGATCAGTTCGCTCAAGCCGGAACTGGCCCCCGAACTGAAGCCCGAGCTCACCGGCTCCGGTCATCCTCTGCAGTTGGTGCAATCGGTGCTGCCACCGATCGCTCTGATCGTTGCGGTGCTCGGCAGCATCTTCTTCGGCATTGCGACACCAACGGAAGCGGGCGTGATTGGCGCGGTCGGCGCCATGGTGCTGGCAGGCCTCAATGGCGGTTTCAGCCGTCAGCAACTCTCGAATGTCTGTGAGAGCACCATGCGCACCACGGCCATGGTGATGGCCATCCTGATGGGATCCACCGCGTTCAGCCTGGTGTTCCGCGGTGTGGGCGGCGATCAGCTGATTTCAGATTTGCTGCTCAACCTGCCGGGAGGGCGAGTGGGTTTCCTGGTGTTCAGCATGCTGATCATCTTCCTGCTGGGCTTCTTCATCGATTTCTTCGAAATCGCGTTCATCGCAGTTCCGCTGCTGCTTCCCGCCGCCCGGCAGCTGCTGGGTCCCGAAGCTCTGGTGTGGTTTGGCGTGATGATCGGCGCGAATCTGCAAACCTCCTTCCTCACACCGCCGTTCGGCTTTGCACTGTTCTATCTGCGCGGCGTGGCACCCGATGAAGTCAGCACGCGAGACATCTATCGGGGCGCTCTGCCGTTTGTCGGCCTGCAGGTTGCAGTCCTGGCCTTGATCATCGCGGTACCAGGCCTGGTGGACTGGTTGCCTCGTGTCGCCGGAGCCCTCAGCCCGGGTCCGATGACCTGA
- a CDS encoding diflavin flavoprotein — translation MVTASLNSTNSTAVTPRLTLQCELIAADSTTIRSLDWERSRFDIEFGLRNGTTYNAFLVRGERNALIDTSHAKFRDTWVPLLKEQIDPMAIDHLIVSHTEPDHSGLIGDLIDLNPDIEIVGSKVAIQFLKDQVHRPFKSRAVKTGDELDLGTSPDTGVQHRFEFLSAPNLHWPDTIFSFDHGSGILYTCDAFGLHYCSEELFDTDPGAIAPDFRFYYDCLMGPNARSVLQALKRMDALPEINTVAVGHGPLLRQHLSHWLNDYREWSSQRSKGDSYAAVCYLSQYGFSDRLSQAIAHGIGKADAQVQLVDLRATDPQELTALVGEAKAVVVPTWPAEPDGELQASIGTLLAALQPKQLVGVYDAFGGNDEPIDAVAEQLRNQGLKPAFEPLRIRQLPQGGDYQRCEESGTDLGQILTRKKSIEALRSIDANLDKALGRLTGGLYIVTASQGEGDARRSGAMVASWVAQASFRPPGLSVAVAKDRAIEALMQVGDSFVINVLRQERYKPLMQHFLKRFPPGADRFEGVNVLHGAAEGGPVLTDALAYLSCRVEQRMEGPDHWIIYALVEQGNVADIDGKTAVHHRKTGNHY, via the coding sequence ATGGTCACGGCGAGCCTGAACAGCACGAACTCCACTGCTGTGACCCCCCGACTCACATTGCAGTGCGAGCTGATCGCGGCTGACAGCACCACCATCCGTTCCCTCGACTGGGAACGCAGCCGATTCGATATTGAATTCGGGCTACGCAACGGCACCACCTACAACGCATTCCTGGTGCGCGGCGAACGCAACGCCCTGATCGACACCAGCCACGCCAAGTTCCGCGACACCTGGGTGCCATTGCTCAAAGAGCAGATCGATCCGATGGCGATCGATCATCTGATCGTGAGTCACACCGAACCGGATCATTCCGGACTGATCGGCGATCTGATCGACCTCAATCCAGACATCGAGATCGTGGGTTCCAAGGTGGCGATCCAGTTTCTGAAGGATCAGGTGCACCGCCCTTTCAAATCGCGAGCTGTGAAAACCGGCGATGAACTGGATCTGGGCACCAGTCCCGACACAGGCGTGCAGCATCGTTTTGAGTTCCTGAGTGCCCCGAACCTTCACTGGCCCGACACGATCTTCTCCTTCGATCACGGCAGCGGCATCCTCTACACCTGCGATGCCTTCGGACTGCATTACTGCTCCGAGGAGTTGTTCGATACGGACCCCGGTGCCATCGCCCCGGACTTCCGCTTCTACTACGACTGCCTGATGGGCCCCAATGCCCGCAGCGTGCTGCAGGCGCTGAAGCGCATGGATGCACTGCCCGAGATCAACACCGTCGCCGTGGGGCACGGCCCCCTGCTGCGCCAACACCTCAGCCACTGGTTGAACGACTACAGAGAGTGGAGCAGCCAACGCAGCAAGGGCGACAGCTACGCAGCCGTCTGCTATCTGAGCCAATACGGCTTCTCGGACCGCCTCAGCCAGGCCATCGCCCACGGCATCGGCAAAGCCGATGCACAGGTTCAGCTGGTGGATCTGAGGGCCACCGATCCGCAGGAACTCACCGCTCTGGTCGGGGAAGCCAAGGCGGTGGTGGTTCCCACCTGGCCAGCGGAACCGGATGGTGAACTGCAGGCATCGATCGGCACCCTGCTGGCCGCTCTTCAGCCCAAACAACTTGTTGGGGTCTACGACGCTTTCGGTGGCAATGACGAACCGATCGATGCTGTGGCCGAGCAGCTGCGGAATCAGGGGCTGAAGCCGGCCTTTGAACCGCTGCGCATCCGCCAGCTGCCCCAGGGCGGTGATTACCAACGCTGCGAGGAATCAGGAACCGACCTCGGTCAGATCCTGACCCGCAAGAAGTCGATCGAAGCGCTGCGCAGCATCGACGCCAACCTCGACAAGGCGCTCGGTCGCCTCACCGGTGGTTTGTACATCGTGACGGCGAGCCAAGGCGAAGGTGATGCGCGCCGCAGTGGCGCGATGGTGGCCAGCTGGGTGGCCCAGGCCAGTTTCCGCCCCCCCGGCCTGAGTGTTGCAGTGGCCAAGGATCGGGCGATCGAAGCGCTGATGCAGGTGGGCGACAGCTTTGTGATCAACGTGCTGCGGCAAGAGCGCTACAAGCCTCTGATGCAGCACTTTTTGAAGCGTTTCCCCCCCGGAGCCGATCGCTTCGAAGGGGTCAATGTGCTGCATGGAGCCGCTGAGGGTGGTCCTGTGCTCACGGATGCGCTGGCCTATCTGAGCTGCCGGGTGGAACAGCGGATGGAAGGGCCGGATCACTGGATTATCTACGCGCTGGTGGAGCAGGGAAACGTCGCTGACATCGATGGGAAAACAGCGGTTCATCATCGCAAGACAGGCAACCACTACTGA
- a CDS encoding diflavin flavoprotein translates to MVTTVAASSASADRQVITLPVDRGLVCLRGLSPQRLRFELEYALERGSTANSFLFEAGADAAGIEQPAVLVHPPGMAYSNVFLPALLNVLPATDQPLLIVVGHVNPNRVALLQELARNYPGLELIASSPGAKLLEELWNQRKPSPPGVEEDQPPPLPDFPPLRVIRREETQALSHGRNLLLLPAPTPRWPGGLMAFEQRYGLLMSDKFFSAHLCTTAWAEANRSSTEEERRHFYDCLMAPMARKVDLLVERLEELSIRTIAPAHGPAIDASWRSLLNDYHRWGESHQQSSLNVVLLFASAYGNTSAIADALGRGVSRTDIRVTSLNCEFTPSEELVAAIQSADGILIGSPTLGGHAPTPVVSALGTLLAEGDRSKPVGVFGSFGWSGEAVDLLETKLRDGGFSFGFDPIRVKFSPDRAMVKELEETGTRFARKLLQAEKRAQRRNAGSMSESRSDPAVLALGRVVGSLCILTTRKGELSGAMVASWVSQASFTPPGLTVAVAKDRAVEALLHKGDRFALNVLAEGRESGPMKQFLQPFKPGADRFSGLELETSPNEQPLLPDALAWLEGRVSQRMECGDHWLIYAELDHGGVLDQEASTAVHHRRSGANY, encoded by the coding sequence ATGGTTACAACTGTCGCTGCCAGCTCGGCGTCCGCTGACCGGCAGGTCATCACCTTGCCGGTTGATCGAGGCCTTGTCTGCCTGCGGGGGCTCAGCCCCCAGCGGCTGCGCTTCGAGCTGGAATATGCGCTGGAGCGCGGCAGCACGGCCAACAGTTTTCTGTTCGAGGCAGGCGCTGATGCAGCAGGAATTGAGCAACCCGCCGTTCTGGTGCATCCACCGGGGATGGCCTACAGCAACGTCTTCCTGCCAGCACTGCTGAACGTTCTGCCAGCTACGGATCAGCCCCTGCTGATTGTGGTGGGACATGTGAACCCCAACCGTGTGGCGTTGCTTCAGGAACTGGCCCGGAACTATCCAGGCCTTGAACTGATTGCGTCCAGTCCTGGCGCCAAACTGCTGGAAGAACTCTGGAACCAGCGCAAGCCCTCGCCCCCGGGAGTGGAAGAGGACCAACCACCACCACTGCCTGATTTCCCGCCATTAAGAGTGATTCGACGGGAGGAGACACAGGCGCTGAGCCATGGGCGCAACCTGCTGCTCCTGCCTGCACCAACTCCGCGTTGGCCGGGTGGACTGATGGCCTTCGAACAGCGATACGGGCTGTTGATGAGCGACAAGTTTTTCAGCGCCCATCTCTGCACCACCGCCTGGGCGGAGGCCAATCGGAGCAGCACAGAAGAGGAGCGTCGCCATTTCTACGACTGCCTGATGGCGCCGATGGCCCGCAAAGTGGACCTGCTTGTGGAGCGCCTGGAGGAACTGAGCATTCGCACGATTGCGCCGGCCCACGGTCCGGCCATCGATGCCAGCTGGCGCAGCCTGCTGAACGATTACCACCGCTGGGGGGAAAGTCACCAGCAATCCAGCCTGAATGTGGTTCTGCTGTTCGCCAGTGCCTACGGCAACACCTCGGCGATTGCCGATGCCCTGGGTAGGGGCGTCAGTCGCACTGACATCCGGGTCACCAGCCTCAACTGCGAATTCACACCGTCGGAGGAGCTGGTTGCCGCGATCCAGTCTGCGGATGGAATCCTGATCGGCTCACCCACTCTTGGTGGCCACGCCCCCACGCCCGTGGTCTCCGCCCTGGGAACATTGCTGGCGGAGGGTGACCGCAGCAAGCCGGTGGGAGTCTTCGGCAGCTTTGGCTGGAGCGGCGAAGCTGTCGATCTGCTGGAAACAAAGCTGCGCGATGGCGGCTTCAGTTTCGGCTTCGACCCGATCCGGGTCAAATTCAGCCCTGATCGCGCCATGGTGAAGGAGCTGGAGGAAACCGGCACACGTTTTGCCCGCAAACTGCTTCAGGCCGAAAAACGTGCCCAGCGCCGCAATGCCGGAAGCATGAGCGAAAGCCGCAGCGATCCGGCTGTACTGGCGCTTGGACGCGTGGTGGGATCCCTCTGCATCCTCACCACCCGCAAAGGCGAACTCAGCGGAGCCATGGTGGCGAGCTGGGTCAGCCAGGCCAGCTTCACTCCTCCTGGACTGACGGTGGCGGTGGCCAAGGACCGCGCCGTGGAAGCTCTTCTGCACAAAGGCGATCGCTTTGCGCTGAACGTGCTTGCCGAGGGACGCGAAAGCGGACCAATGAAACAGTTCCTGCAACCGTTTAAACCAGGTGCCGACCGGTTCAGCGGTCTGGAACTGGAGACCAGTCCGAATGAACAACCGCTGCTTCCCGATGCGCTCGCTTGGCTGGAAGGGCGAGTGAGCCAGCGGATGGAATGCGGAGACCACTGGCTGATCTATGCCGAGCTTGATCACGGCGGCGTGTTGGATCAGGAAGCTTCCACAGCCGTCCACCACCGACGCAGCGGCGCTAACTACTAA
- a CDS encoding NAD(P)H-dependent oxidoreductase yields the protein MSKAHSADVLVITASNGENLKLAQRFVDQTRALGSTADLLDLTTLELPLFTPRVKEQGMPNGIQALQQQLMAAPRWVICAPEYNGSIPPVLTNAIAWLSVQGDDFRVLFNGRPIAMASFSGGNGMELLVALRIQLTHLGAQVVGRQLLSNYAKPAKDESIADLMQRLMQMTQLEL from the coding sequence ATGAGCAAGGCCCACAGTGCTGATGTGCTGGTGATTACCGCCAGTAACGGCGAAAACCTCAAACTGGCTCAACGCTTTGTGGACCAGACACGAGCGCTGGGCAGCACCGCCGACTTGCTCGACCTCACCACACTCGAACTTCCCCTATTCACACCGCGCGTGAAGGAGCAAGGCATGCCGAATGGCATACAGGCATTGCAGCAACAACTGATGGCAGCACCGCGGTGGGTGATCTGCGCGCCGGAATACAACGGTTCAATTCCCCCCGTACTGACCAACGCCATCGCCTGGCTATCTGTTCAGGGAGATGACTTCCGGGTCCTCTTCAATGGGCGGCCGATCGCCATGGCCAGCTTCTCCGGTGGCAATGGGATGGAGCTGCTGGTGGCACTGCGCATCCAGCTCACCCATCTCGGCGCTCAGGTTGTAGGGCGCCAGCTGCTCAGCAATTACGCAAAGCCGGCGAAGGATGAAAGCATTGCCGACCTGATGCAACGCCTGATGCAGATGACACAACTGGAGCTCTGA